Proteins found in one Planococcus citri chromosome 2, ihPlaCitr1.1, whole genome shotgun sequence genomic segment:
- the LOC135837401 gene encoding PEST proteolytic signal-containing nuclear protein-like produces the protein MSKRSTGSGSNSSEDRTNERDEEPKKAKFSFSTAKKDFGPKKGIQIKLASQKDKPNVSVNLKPPSRSVASVFGEESDEEPEEMPPEARMRMRNIGRDTPTSAGPNSYGKTKQGFCNAKKVFEKNLKEAALEVSDDKPSKPSTNKLH, from the exons ATGTCCAAGCGAAGCACAGGTTCAG GCTCCAATTCATCGGAAGATAGAACCAATGAACGTGACGAAGAGCCAAAAAAGGCAAAGTTCAGTTTCAGTACGGCTAAGAAAGATTTTGGTCCGAAGAAAGGTATCCAGATCAAACTAGCATCTCag AAAGATAAACCGAACGTGAGCGTTAATTTGAAACCACCTTCTCGATCTGTTGCGTCTGTATTCGGTGAAGAAAGCGACGAAGAACCCGAGGAAATGCCTCCGGAAGCACGAATGAGAATGAGAAATATTGGAAG AGATACTCCTACCTCGGCGGGTCCGAATTCATATGGTAAAACTAAGCAAGGATTCTGTAATGCGAAAAAGGTTTTCGAAAAGAATCTTAAAGAAGCTGCGTTAGAAGTTTCAGACGATAAACCTTCAAAACCTAGTACTAATAAATTACACTAA
- the LOC135837434 gene encoding mitochondrial ribonuclease P protein 1 homolog: MNKCPRLLLRFSSNLIKTHCIKLSGGLPGTLTRYSLASQPRYFSSGKDPSRDLQDEFENFEDDVEPNYQDVNADEITGGDPELIKMLNLCQMEINMLAQSGAQVPLSLNTEQWCELVKIQSKMQRVRFLKFLWLKEIKRKNHKRKKLINHEKYLEAVANRGPKKRRDEIPTNAPMVYGLSETSLVHRIRDVEMNRFYNYKLLQAMQFGPNILVDCGYESFMNARELNLCAKQLLFMWSENRDCNFPYHLTFCNLKKDSPVLKKLRKTLVGIDTDPTFPFNYTEKNYTELYPKENLVYLTPHCTETLKYNGNDIHIIGAMVDKSYCEPISLAKAKKDGIRYAKFPLDAHLNWKMGVKSLTLNQCLAIMNDIKDGRDWPYAFRHVPRRKLENTLINEATKEIRDTRHTTKSIKERYRRNLVYDLLLPNKQN, encoded by the exons ATGAACAAATGTCCAAGATTGCTGCTTCGTTTCTCCTCCAACTTGATAAAAACCCACTGTATCAAGTTATCAGGAGGACTACCCGGCACATTAACCAGATACTCATTAGCTTCTCAACCCAGATACTTTTCCTCCGGAAAAGACCCCTCTCGAGACTTACAAGATGAATTCGAGAACTTCGAAGATGACGTCGAACCGAACTATCAAGACGTTAACGCAGATGAGATCACCGGAGGAGACCCAGAGTTGATAAAAATGCTAAATCTGTGTCAAATGGAAATCAATATGCTAGCTCAAAGCGGCGCTCAAGTACCTCTATCTCTAAATACCGAGCAATGGTGTGAACtggtcaaaattcaaagtaaaatGCAACGCGTGAGATTCCTCAAATTCTTATGGCTAAAGGAAATTAAACGTAAAAATCATAAACGTAAAAAACTGATAAATCACGAAAAGTATTTAGAAGCAGTAGCAAATCGTGGTCCGAAAAAGCGTCGAGATGAAATTCCTACGAACGCTCCGATGGTTTACGGATTGAGCGAAACATCTTTAGTACATCGAATACGCGATgttgaaatgaatcgattttataATTACAAGTTACTTCAAGCGATGCAATTCGGTCCGAATATATTGGTAGATTGCGGCTACGAATCTTTCATGAATGCTAGAGAGTTGAATCTGTGCGCTAAACAATTATTATTCATGTGGTCGGAGAATCGCGATTGTAATTTTCCGTACCATCTAACGttctgcaatttgaaaaaagatagtccagttttgaaaaaattacgcaaGACACTCGTAGGTATCGATACAGATCCTACGTTTCCTTTCAATTATACCGAGAAAAACTACACGGAGTTGTATCCTAAAGAAAACCTTGTGTATTTAACTCCTCATTGTACCGAAACCCTGAAATACAATGGAAACGATATTCACATCATTG GAGCAATGGTTGATAAATCGTACTGTGAACCGATATCTTTAGCTAAAGCTAAGAAAGATGGTATTCGTTACGCCAAGTTCCCATTAGATGCTCATTTGAATTGGAAAATGGGAGTAAAATCGTTAACGTTGAATCAA TGTTTAGCAATCATGAACGATATTAAAGATGGACGAGATTGGCCATACGCTTTTAGACATGTACCGAgacgaaaattagaaaatactTTAATCAACGAAGCCACTAAAGAAATAAGAGACACCAGACATACAACTAAATCAATTAAAGAACGTTACCGTCGAAATCTAGTCTACGATTTACTTTTGCCTAACAA ACAAAACTGA
- the LOC135834142 gene encoding uncharacterized protein LOC135834142: protein MNIHMNRAAERKEADCVTSNTGLITADCSKSTLKSIDSFTIYSIRNTTFPKSLQVIDLSGKTKDLDPNSVMLAPFVFDEYQLQRIIIRRHHQFVGRIGPDAKFILTTFIRRLKSLEYFELSDCDLRNEHVIGLPENLKILNVDYNLYTRLDVETGSKLEEISAKGNRLRTVPQLSTSSSLKTLRLSGNPLQDMTIVDLAPFCSLRLLEVKFPVNSFYTNEDGFCECMMLIRYAKYVEVKLEGLGNVDCFSSDGDEDESECSDDVFKEAIEVRRKRNCPLPIEESDAFTIAVYVFIISLILLLSTAAVLFVIRLNRKESSAMIQAQKHRL from the exons ATGAATATACAT ATGAACAGAGCTGCTGAGAGAAAAGAAGCTGACTGCGTCACATCTAATACGGGATTAATAACTGCTGACTGTTCGAAAAGTACTCTCAAGTCTATTGATTCATTTACAATTTATTCCATTAGAAATACCACATTCCCAAAATCATTGCAA GTGATTGATTTATCTGGAAAAACTAAAGACTTAGATCCCAATTCCGTTATGTTAGCTCCATTCGTATTTGATGAATACCAACTGCAACGTATAATAATCAGACGTCATCATCAGTTCGTCGGTCGTATCGGGCCAGatgcaaaattcattttgactACCTTCATCAGACGTTTAAAATCATTGGAATATTTCGAATTGAGTGACTGCGATTTGCGAAACGAGCACGTTATCGGATTaccagaaaatctgaaaattctcAACGTTGATTATAATCTTTACACACGACTGGATGTTGAAACTGGTTCAAAATTAGAAGAAATCAGTGCTAAAGGAAATAGGCTGAGAACCGTGCCACAACTGTCGACTTCATCTTCACTAAAAACATTACGTTTAAGCGGTAATCCTTTGCAAGATATGACTATTGTCGATTTAGCACCGTTTTGCAGTCTACGTTTATTAGAGGTGAAATTCCCGGTCAATAGTTTTTATACGAATGAAGATGGATTCTGCGAATGTATGATGTTAATACGATACGCAAAATATGTAGAAGTTAAACTTGAAGGATTAGGAAACGTCGACTGCTTCTCATCTGATG GAGATGAAGATGAATCCGAGTGTTCTGATGATGTATTTAAAGAAGCCATAGAAGTGCGTAGAAAGCGAAACTGTCCCTTGCCCATAGAAGAAAGCGATGCATTCACAATTGCAGTATACGTCTTCATCATTagtttaattttacttttatcaACTGCTGCGGTTTTATTCGTAATACGTTTAAATCGCAAAGAATCCTCGGCCA TGATACAGGCTCAGAAGCATCGTCTATAA
- the Edem1 gene encoding ER degradation-enhancing alpha-mannosidase-like protein 2 — MFSRYTFLYSIFVLSIILRQIDTYNRYTRDDLLKYREEVREMFNHAYSGYLKHAYPYDELRPLTCDGVDTWGSYSLTLIDALDTLIVMGNYTEFERVVNIITETIDFDINMNVSVFETNIRVIGGLLSAHILSHKAGIQLEPGWPCNGPLLRLAENVANRLLPAFDTVTGMPYGTVNLKRGVPPGETTITCTAGIGTYVLEFGTLSRLTGDPIYEEVAMNALRALFQLQSKIGLLGNHVDIVSGVWTSQDSGIGAGIDSYFEYLVKGALLFNKPELMSMFLVLQKSVNKYLKHDDWYFWVSMQKGLITLPLFQSLEAYWPGVLSHIGNVNESMKSIHNYHNVWKKYGFTPEFFNIIQQEVSANRESYPLRPELIESVMYLYRATGNPYLLDIGVDILKSIQHSAVTSCGYATIKDCRDHSLSNRMESFFLAETTKYLYLLFDPDNFIHNRGEHGKAFETASGKSCVIDTGGYIFNTEAHPIDPSIFQCCSPEKSFYVDQATGKPDRKSKRLKSFHQNVNDVGANVQNLSDRIKKHRKVKVPSSPNDLLKQQLDRKIYEQLNELYEHLKSKPTPTTPEAASETTYSTSKPIKRMFGTTNRREKCTSKDLFEYLFVHVEDQCYLQDDQKEIINNIKKKIASLEAEIETFQEYLTNKTETLKTDYDSQSMLERIVKENKNKEFRIFSDLKLLYCKPQEFIQRFSFLGQFFGNP, encoded by the coding sequence ATGTTTTCTCGGTACACATTTCTGTATTCTATATTCGTATTATCGATTATCCTGCGTCAAATCGACACATACAACCGATACACTCGCGATGACCTACTTAAATACAGAGAAGAAGTACGTGAAATGTTCAATCATGCCTACAGCGGTTACTTGAAACACGCGTACCCCTACGACGAACTGAGACCACTAACCTGCGACGGCGTCGACACTTGGGGTAGCTACTCATTAACTCTAATAGACGCCCTAGATACTCTGATCGTGATGGGTAATTACACAGAGTTCGAGAGAGTCGTCAACATCATCACCGAAACCATCGACTTCGACATCAATATGAACGTTTCGGTATTCGAAACAAATATCCGAGTAATCGGTGGTCTTCTCAGCGCTCATATACTCTCTCACAAGGCCGGAATACAACTCGAACCCGGATGGCCTTGCAACGGACCTTTACTACGTTTAGCTGAGAACGTAGCCAATCGTCTACTACCAGCTTTCGATACCGTGACTGGTATGCCTTACGGTACTGTCAACCTAAAGAGAGGTGTCCCTCCAGGTGAAACAACAATCACTTGTACTGCTGGAATTGGAACATATGTCTTGGAATTTGGTACGCTTTCCAGATTAACCGGTGATCCTATTTACGAAGAGGTAGCCATGAATGCTCTTAGAGCATTATTCCAGCTCCAGTCTAAAATCGGATTACTCGGTAATCATGTAGATATCGTCAGTGGTGTTTGGACATCGCAAGATTCCGGTATAGGAGCTGGTATCGATTCTTATTTCGAGTATTTGGTAAAAGGAGCTTTACTGTTTAACAAACCTGAGCTCATGTCGATGTTCTTGGTACTTCAAAAGTCGGTCAATAAGTATTTGAAACACGACGATTGGTATTTTTGGGTATCGATGCAAAAAGGATTGATTACCTTACCTTTATTCCAATCTTTGGAGGCGTATTGGCCCGGAGTATTGTCACACATCGGTAACGTTAACGAAAGCATGAAATCTATCCACAATTATCACAACGTTTGGAAAAAGTATGGTTTTACTCCGGAGTTTTTCAACATCATTCAGCAAGAAGTCAGTGCAAACCGGGAAAGTTATCCATTACGTCCAGAACTCATAGAATCTGTCATGTATCTGTACAGAGCTACTGGTAATCCTTATTTACTCGATATTGGCGTAGATATCCTCAAAAGTATACAACACAGCGCTGTTACGAGTTGCGGTTACGCTACGATCAAAGACTGTCGAGATCATTCGTTATCTAATCGTATGGAATCGTTTTTCTTGGCCGAGACGACTAAATACCTGTATTTACTCTTCGATCCGGATAATTTCATTCATAATAGAGGCGAACATGGCAAAGCGTTCGAGACAGCTTCGGGTAAATCGTGTGTAATCGACACAGGCGGATATATTTTCAACACCGAAGCTCATCCTATAGATCCGAGTATTTTCCAATGTTGCTCGCCCGAAAAATCATTCTACGTCGATCAAGCTACCGGTAAACCTGATAGAAAAAGTAAACGACTGAAATCCTTCCATCAAAACGTTAATGACGTCGGTGCAAATGTACAAAACCTAAGCGATCGTATCAAAAAACATCGTAAAGTGAAAGTACCATCATCACCGAACGATTTACTCAAACAGCAGCTAGATCGTAAAATATACGAACAGCTAAATGAGTTATACGAGCATCTGAAGAGTAAACCGACACCTACTACGCCAGAAGCTGCTTCTGAAACCACGTATTCTACTAGTAAACCTATCAAGAGAATGTTTGGGACGACAAATCGACGAGAAAAGTGTACGTCGAAGGATCTCTTCGAGTACTTATTTGTTCACGTTGAAGATCAATGCTACTTACAAGACGACCAGAAAGAAATCATTAATAATATCAAAAAGAAAATAGCCTCTTTGGAAGCGGAAATTGAAACTTTCCAAGAATACCTCACGAATAAAACAGAAACGCTTAAAACCGATTACGATTCTCAATCGATGCTTGAAAGAATCGTaaaagagaataaaaataaagaatttagGATATTCagcgatttaaaattattatattgtAAACCCCAAGAATTCATTCAAAGGTTTTCCTTCCTAGGACAATTTTTCGGTAATCCTTGA
- the LOC135837418 gene encoding uncharacterized protein DDB_G0287625-like — MDSEDDIYDDLPQETTTDYIVKIENELESVQQQYKDAQKLIEELSGEKYHLQKRIEELAKKVEDLERNISSLFRTAVAENKRKDNLLHELRVENDDLAFRRREHRDRSTNRYRNRSLDRGNKGVRETYHKDGSPIEEKYRYRSHITSESAFPTKKPTDRNGKYDEKHRIEKRNSSERNERRSNEYCDQEKYRRSRTKSNEFKERHSRSPRDRVESLFEAQTYSERIRITKKQHRRSQERYPKSLIKCVIRKRNTFNPKTRLDDASSSRNTTEPQNSTISYKRKHLRVRTENTSGSMNGSEVQSYSEHISRKEHQNKQETRVEHHDIKPVIKENTANSSPRLDGVPAATSSSDVQNSAIPHKKRHLYVRVENTSGVINGSEVQSYSEHIVKKEHQDKQEARVKHRIKSVTKENTADSSPRLDCVPAETSASDLQNSDKSSNDTHIWDRIRNTSKMKNNTHGPNTSNPDKRHRIEKTSSEKKDLNKEDNSNPYKRRRIENTSSGKNDSNEQGNSNLNKNLPVESTSNVKNDTNKPNIPSLRENDQIEITLNVKNDTNKPNIPNLHENDRTEIKSSVKNDTDKPITSSLHKSDRTENTPSMKNDSNKPNTSSSSNLDKNVQIQNSSHLKNDTNISNPARNDRIENTSSTENKNQPRIPNTNKIEPQHNEETNHKSIDISNNLAENALKKFIPKTPGKTLIDDILEQRNCKAAFLSMKKQSWKLVSPMKETPDLLKEKFTHIENNKIDAKIPMINEQRMLSPFKNVGIVQIISRCADEVESTEESKFETIAACSVTISEDVEHGVFARKSRKRPRIQKIVTGVKKIATC; from the exons ATGGATAGCGAAGACGATATTTACGATGATCTACCACAAGAAACCACCACCGATTACATTGTCAAA ATTGAAAACGAACTGGAGTCTGTACAACAGCAATACAAAGATGCTCAAAAACTAATCGAGGAGTTGAGTggcgaaaaatatcatttacaAAAACGCATCGAAGAGCTTGCTAAAAAGGTCGAAGATCTCGAACGAAATATATCATCTTTGTTTAGAACTGCTGTGgctgaaaataaacgaaaggATAATTTGCTTCACGAATTACGTGTTGA AAACGATGATTTAGCATTCCGTCGACGAGAACATCGCGATAGATCAACGAATCGTTACAGGAATAGATCACTCGATCGTGGTAATAAAGGTGTTCGCGAAACATATCATAAAGATGGTAGTCCTATCGAAGAGAAATACAGGTATAGATCTCATATAACCTCAGAAAGTGCCTTCCCTACGAAAAAACCAACCGACAGGAATGGTAAATACGACGAAAAACATCGGATCGAGAAACGAAACAGTTCGGAAAGAAATGAACGTCGTAGTAATGAATACTGTGATCAAGAGAAATATCGTAGGTCTCGGACGAAATCAAACGAGTTCAAGGAAAGACATTCAAGAAGTCCTCGTGATCGAGTTGAAAGTCTTTTCGAAGCTCAGACTTACTCAGAACGTATTCGTATTACCAAAAAGCAGCATCGACGGAGTCAAGAAAGATATCCAAAATCTCTGATCAAATGTGTGATACGAAAAAGAAACACCTTTAACCCTAAAACCCGATTAGATGATGCTTCATCTTCAAGAAATACTACTGAGCCACAAAATTCAACCATTTCCTATAAAAGGAAGCATCTTCGTGTTCGAACTGAGAATACTTCGGGTTCAATGAATGGTTCAGAAGTTCAGAGTTATTCAGAACATATTTCTAGAAAGGAACATCAAAATAAACAAGAAACGCGTGTAGAACATCACGACATTAAACCTGTAATAAAAGAAAATACTGCTAATTCTAGCCCTCGTTTAGATGGTGTTCCAGCCGCAACGAGTAGTTCTGACGTACAAAATTCAGCCATTCCACATAAAAAGAGACATCTTTATGTTCGAGTTGAAAATACTTCGGGTGTAATCAATGGTTCAGAAGTTCAGAGTTATTCAGAACATATTGTTAAAAAGGAGCATCAAGATAAACAAGAAGCACGTGTGAAACATCGCATCAAATCTGTAACAAAAGAAAATACTGCTGATTCTAGTCCTCGTCTAGATTGTGTTCCAGCTGAAACGAGTGCTTCTGACCTACAAAATTCGGACAAATCTTCCAACGATACGCATATTTGGGATCGAATTAGAAATACTTCGAAGATGAAGAACAATACGCATGGACCGAATACGTCAAATCCAGATAAACGTCACCGAATTGAGAAAACTTCGAGCGAGAAGAAAGACTTGAATAAAGAGGATAATTCAAATCCGTATAAACGTCGTCGAATTGAAAATACTTCGAGTGGAAAGAATGATTCAAACGAGCAGGGTAATTCAAATCTGAATAAAAATCTTCCGGTTGAAAGTACGTCGAATGTGAAGAATGATACGAATAAACCGAATATCCCAAGTCTACGTGAAAACGATCAAATTGAGATTACGTTGAATGTGAAGAATGATACAAATAAACCGAATATTCCAAATCTGCATGAAAATGATCGAACTGAAATTAAGTCGAGTGTGAAGAATGATACAGATAAACCGATTACTTCAAGTCTACATAAAAGTGATCGAACTGAAAATACTCCAAGTATGAAGAATGATTCAAATAAACCAAATACTTCATCATCATCGAATCtcgataaaaatgttcaaattcaaaactcgtCACATCTAAAGAATGATACAAATATTTCTAATCCGGCTAGAAATgatcgaattgaaaatacatcgagtacagaaaataaaaatcaaccaCGTATtccaaatacaaataaaatcgaACCCCAACATAATGAAGAAACAAATCACAAAAGCATCGATATTTCTAATAATCTCGCCGAAAAtgcgttaaaaaaattcatccccaAAACACCAGGTAAAACTTTAATCGATGATATACTCGAACAAAGAAATTGCAAAGCAGCGTTTCTCAGCATGAAGAAGCAGTCGTGGAAATTAGTATCTCCTATGAAAGAAACGCCAGATctcttgaaagaaaaattcacgCACATCGAAAACAATAAAATCGATGCCAAGATACCAATGATTAACGAACAGAGGATGTTATCGCCTTTTAAAAATGTCGGTATTGTCCAAATTATTTCCAGATGTGCCGATGAAGTAGAATCAACTGAAGAATCTAAATTTGAAACCATTGCCGCTTGTTCTGTAACCATCAGTGAAGATGTAGAACATGGAGTGTTTGCTAGGAAAAGCAGAAAACGACCTAGGATACAGAAAATTGTCACTGGTGTTAAAAAAATCGCTACTTGTTAA